In Saccharomonospora marina XMU15, one genomic interval encodes:
- a CDS encoding ABC transporter permease — MSDSLRPSTAVRLVAQRELNTRLRTRGFLIGTLVILAAIVGYLLLQISVFSGMGTTTVGLTGQATAIAQPLRQAASQVGLDVETRQVSRAEGSDQVSAGELDALVSGSVAELRVLVKSDVDEQLRALLDGISQQQVLQAKLLEAGLNPQQVLGEVGSTRVEVSTIEQPDPERGQRLVMAMVLMFLLYMGITTYGAMVAQGIVEEKSSRVVEILLSTVRPWHLLLGKVIGLGLVGLVQLAVLGVAGLAMASMTGALTITGIATGTLLWGLLWYVLGFFLYATVFAGAGSLVSRQEDMQTVLMPITIVLVGGFIAGFTVIQQPDSTAATVLSLIPPLSPILMPSRIATGTVSGLELGLALLLTVATIAALTWLGGRVYRAAVLRTGARVRLKDALRAG, encoded by the coding sequence ATGAGCGACTCACTTCGACCCTCCACTGCTGTCCGGCTCGTCGCCCAGCGCGAACTCAACACCCGACTGCGCACGCGCGGGTTCCTCATCGGGACGTTGGTGATCCTCGCCGCCATCGTGGGCTACCTGTTGTTGCAGATCAGCGTGTTCAGCGGGATGGGAACGACCACCGTCGGGCTGACCGGGCAAGCGACCGCGATCGCGCAACCGCTGCGGCAGGCCGCGAGCCAAGTGGGCCTGGACGTCGAGACGCGGCAGGTCTCGCGCGCCGAAGGTAGCGACCAGGTTTCGGCGGGTGAGCTGGACGCGCTCGTGTCCGGCAGCGTCGCCGAGTTGCGCGTGCTGGTGAAGTCCGATGTGGATGAGCAGCTGCGCGCGCTGCTCGACGGCATCTCGCAGCAACAGGTGCTGCAGGCCAAGCTGCTCGAAGCGGGGTTGAACCCGCAACAGGTGCTGGGCGAGGTCGGCTCCACGAGGGTGGAGGTGTCCACCATCGAGCAACCCGACCCCGAGCGCGGGCAGCGCTTGGTGATGGCAATGGTGCTGATGTTCCTGCTGTACATGGGCATCACCACCTACGGCGCGATGGTCGCGCAGGGCATCGTCGAGGAGAAGTCCAGCAGGGTCGTGGAGATCCTGCTTTCCACGGTGCGGCCGTGGCACCTGTTGCTCGGCAAGGTGATCGGCCTCGGGCTGGTGGGGCTGGTGCAGCTGGCCGTGCTGGGTGTCGCCGGGTTGGCGATGGCGAGCATGACGGGGGCATTGACGATCACCGGTATCGCCACGGGCACGCTGCTGTGGGGTCTGCTGTGGTATGTGCTTGGGTTCTTCCTCTACGCGACCGTTTTCGCGGGCGCCGGGTCGCTGGTGTCGCGGCAGGAGGACATGCAGACGGTGCTGATGCCCATCACCATCGTGCTGGTCGGTGGGTTCATCGCGGGCTTCACGGTGATCCAGCAGCCGGACAGCACGGCGGCCACGGTGCTCTCGCTCATCCCACCGCTGTCGCCGATCCTGATGCCCAGCCGGATCGCGACCGGCACGGTGAGCGGGCTGGAACTCGGGCTGGCACTGCTACTGACGGTCGCCACCATCGCAGCCCTGACCTGGCTGGGCGGCCGGGTCTACCGTGCGGCCGTGCTGCGCACGGGCGCAAGGGTACGTCTGAAGGACGCGCTGCGAGCGGGCTGA
- a CDS encoding phosphotransferase family protein translates to MPTAASAALASATRLAGPSATLDTVQPLAGGSHATTHLIRTRNPQREMVLREFPAGDSAAVDEGRVLTALDTLGGLAPRLLARSTVNDGEPSWVLISRLPGKADIIPDHPHAWATQLGRALARIHNADAAVAANLDTVFNRRGYRARLSGPAARIVDDAWTNEIVPAPMVLTHGDYQSGNVIWDNGILTGVIDWEGAARGPAGYDIGWCRFDLYLLYGEHLADVFLSAYEEASGTGVRKPWLWDLWTLARSHQAVETWVPNYRGLGRDDLTAAELRRRHTSWTQELLQRHQIP, encoded by the coding sequence ATGCCCACCGCTGCATCCGCTGCGCTCGCTTCCGCGACCAGGCTGGCCGGGCCTTCCGCAACCCTGGACACCGTTCAGCCACTCGCGGGCGGCTCCCATGCCACAACTCACTTGATCCGAACCCGCAACCCGCAACGCGAGATGGTCCTGCGCGAGTTCCCAGCCGGTGATTCTGCGGCCGTGGACGAGGGACGGGTGCTCACCGCACTCGACACCCTGGGTGGCCTCGCACCACGACTTCTCGCACGCAGCACCGTCAACGATGGAGAACCATCGTGGGTGCTGATCAGCCGGCTACCCGGTAAAGCGGACATCATCCCGGACCACCCACACGCCTGGGCGACGCAGCTCGGACGCGCCCTGGCACGCATCCACAACGCCGACGCGGCCGTCGCCGCGAACCTCGACACGGTCTTCAACCGCCGGGGATACCGTGCCCGGCTGTCCGGCCCCGCTGCGCGCATCGTCGACGATGCCTGGACGAACGAGATCGTCCCCGCACCAATGGTGCTGACCCACGGCGACTACCAATCCGGGAACGTGATCTGGGACAACGGCATCTTGACCGGGGTCATCGACTGGGAAGGCGCCGCCCGCGGGCCGGCCGGGTACGACATCGGCTGGTGCCGATTCGACCTCTACCTGCTCTACGGCGAACACCTTGCCGACGTGTTCCTCTCGGCGTATGAAGAAGCCAGCGGCACCGGGGTTCGCAAGCCATGGTTGTGGGACCTGTGGACACTCGCTCGCTCGCATCAGGCCGTGGAAACGTGGGTCCCGAACTACCGTGGCCTTGGTCGCGACGATCTCACGGCCGCCGAGCTCCGCCGACGCCACACCTCATGGACGCAAGAACTCCTTCAGCGACACCAAATCCCATAG